Within the Salinibacterium sp. TMP30 genome, the region GTGGCAGAATTCCGATGCAGATGCGGCAATTGTCGAGTGCGCGATACACGATCGTCGTGCCGTGCGAAGTTCGTCAGGTCATCGCGAAGACCGCATCGCCGTGCTCATTGACGTTGAGCTGGGTGGTCACACCGTCGCCGCCGAAACCACTCTCACTAACCGCGATGAGATGGGGTTTCGGATGCTCGTCGGCCGCGAAGTTCTCAGCCAAGGGTTCCTGGTGGATTCCGACAAGTCGTTCCTCGGCGGGCGCGCACCGCGCGACATTCGGCGGCGCAATCAGGGGCGCGGCTGACGATCCTCGGTTGATCCTGAAACTCTACTGGTTGCGCTCTCAGAAGCACTGGTTATTGTGAAGATATGAGCATCGATATTCCGTCTTCAGAAGACTTCACCGAGCTGTCTCAGCAACGTAACGCGGGCAGCGTTTCCCTCTATGTGGCATCCGGAGCTGCAGGCGATCGTCCCCCTATCGCCCGCGATACGGAGGCCGCACGCTTGGCGCTACGTTCCGCCGCCACCGAAGCACTTGC harbors:
- a CDS encoding RimK/LysX family protein; amino-acid sequence: MIEPTHSNTIVGWREWVSLPGIGVPWIKAKIDSGAHSSALHADHIEEFVGDDGNEWVRFHLKPWQNSDADAAIVECAIHDRRAVRSSSGHREDRIAVLIDVELGGHTVAAETTLTNRDEMGFRMLVGREVLSQGFLVDSDKSFLGGRAPRDIRRRNQGRG